A window from Shewanella livingstonensis encodes these proteins:
- the mrcB gene encoding penicillin-binding protein 1B produces MTKKTKKSSATTKKSGPSWWQKLWSLTWKLSIVGIAVVSFYAIYLDQIIAQKFEGQKWHLPAQVFSRSMALYPGAAINHPQLMAELKLLGYRKVANPRQVGEFSASSTRIELWRRPFLHPEGNQAEQQVMISFDSEGVSSVKRMSDKRELAVFHLEPVLLDRIIAGDGEDRLFVRTPEMPSMIIDALILVEDRSFYDHFGVNPLAIARAAVVNITAGRTVQGGSTLTQQLAKNFFLSSERSIVRKVREAIMALIIDFRYSKDEILEAYLNEVYMGQDKARGVHGMGLASQFYFGRPIGELTVSQQAFLVAVIKGPSYYNPWRYPERAQDRRDLVLRLLMESDKLTVAQYKAATESPIGLRSAAKSVHQKLPAFFAVVKQELRDRYGDSLLKQSGVKVYTTLDPMAQEAAEKAVLSTMASLDKRAKNVQVGMVVTDKYTGGIAAMVGDKQPSYEGFNRAVEIRRPIGSLIKPFVYASALRQADKFTLATPIDDKPITLTNEQGKTWSPKNVDKKFTGQVPLLSAFKNSMNVPTVNVGLAVGVEKVVATLKKSGWNDDVSPYPSMLLGAVNGSPLMVAQVYQTLADEGRYRKLSSITAVLDSQNQALDVSRVPSSMAIDPATDYLVQYAMNQVVLSGTAKRLGAAFPGVRLAGKTGTSNDSRDSWFAGFDERNVAAIWVGQDDNSKTGLYGSSGAMAVYQAFLHERPPLSLRMMPVNGVINGYFDRTTGAAMQGNCNNIIGLPALDSSYHPVANCGESLSWWQKLVGQ; encoded by the coding sequence ATGACTAAAAAAACCAAAAAGTCTTCGGCAACCACCAAAAAAAGTGGCCCATCTTGGTGGCAAAAACTGTGGTCACTTACATGGAAACTATCCATTGTCGGTATCGCTGTAGTGAGTTTTTATGCCATCTATTTAGATCAAATTATTGCTCAAAAATTTGAAGGTCAAAAATGGCATTTACCTGCGCAAGTTTTTAGTCGTTCAATGGCTCTGTATCCAGGGGCTGCAATAAACCATCCTCAGTTAATGGCCGAACTAAAACTACTTGGTTATCGTAAAGTGGCTAATCCACGTCAAGTAGGTGAGTTTTCAGCATCCAGCACTCGTATTGAATTATGGCGTCGTCCATTTTTACATCCAGAAGGTAATCAAGCTGAGCAGCAAGTAATGATTAGCTTTGACTCTGAAGGTGTTAGCTCGGTTAAGAGGATGTCTGATAAACGTGAATTAGCGGTATTTCACTTAGAACCGGTATTACTTGATCGGATTATTGCCGGCGATGGCGAAGATCGCTTATTTGTGCGAACGCCAGAGATGCCATCGATGATCATTGACGCGCTGATTCTGGTAGAAGATCGGAGTTTTTATGACCACTTTGGGGTTAATCCTCTGGCTATTGCACGTGCTGCAGTCGTCAATATTACCGCGGGTCGGACGGTTCAAGGTGGTTCTACCTTAACCCAACAATTAGCCAAAAATTTCTTTTTAAGTAGCGAACGCTCAATTGTGCGTAAAGTGCGTGAAGCCATCATGGCATTGATTATCGATTTTCGTTATAGCAAAGATGAGATTCTAGAAGCTTACCTCAATGAAGTCTATATGGGCCAAGATAAAGCCCGTGGTGTACATGGTATGGGTCTGGCTTCACAATTTTATTTTGGCCGTCCTATAGGCGAGCTGACCGTATCGCAGCAGGCCTTTTTGGTGGCAGTAATTAAAGGACCTTCTTATTACAACCCTTGGCGTTATCCTGAACGAGCCCAAGATCGACGTGATTTAGTCTTACGCTTACTAATGGAAAGCGATAAATTAACTGTTGCCCAATATAAAGCCGCTACAGAGTCACCTATTGGCCTACGCAGTGCTGCAAAATCAGTACACCAAAAATTACCGGCATTCTTTGCCGTGGTAAAACAAGAGTTACGCGACCGTTATGGCGATTCGTTACTGAAACAATCTGGCGTTAAAGTGTATACCACACTTGATCCTATGGCCCAAGAAGCCGCCGAAAAAGCGGTGTTGTCTACCATGGCATCATTAGATAAACGAGCTAAAAACGTTCAAGTCGGTATGGTTGTTACTGACAAATATACCGGCGGTATTGCTGCCATGGTGGGTGATAAACAACCCAGTTATGAAGGTTTTAACCGTGCGGTAGAAATTAGACGTCCAATCGGTTCGTTAATTAAACCATTCGTGTATGCCAGTGCATTACGTCAAGCTGATAAGTTTACCTTAGCAACACCTATTGATGACAAACCTATCACGTTAACAAATGAGCAAGGTAAAACCTGGTCTCCTAAAAACGTAGATAAAAAATTCACTGGCCAAGTGCCTTTATTAAGCGCCTTTAAAAACTCAATGAATGTTCCTACTGTCAATGTCGGTTTGGCTGTTGGAGTAGAGAAGGTTGTTGCAACGTTGAAAAAGTCAGGTTGGAATGATGATGTCTCGCCATACCCATCAATGCTTCTTGGTGCGGTAAATGGCTCACCATTAATGGTGGCACAAGTTTATCAAACCCTTGCCGATGAAGGACGTTATCGAAAGTTATCATCAATTACCGCAGTGCTAGACAGTCAAAACCAAGCATTAGATGTGAGCCGTGTACCATCGTCGATGGCAATCGATCCAGCTACCGATTACTTAGTCCAATATGCAATGAATCAAGTGGTGCTTAGTGGCACAGCAAAACGTTTAGGCGCTGCGTTTCCTGGAGTACGTTTAGCCGGTAAAACCGGTACCAGTAATGATAGCCGCGATTCGTGGTTTGCTGGCTTTGATGAGCGTAATGTAGCGGCAATTTGGGTCGGTCAAGACGATAACAGTAAAACTGGTTTATACGGTAGCAGTGGTGCTATGGCAGTGTATCAAGCTTTTTTACACGAACGTCCGCCGCTTAGTTTACGTATGATGCCCGTCAATGGGGTCATCAATGGTTATTTTGATCGTACAACGGGTGCGGCTATGCAAGGAAATTGTAATAATATTATTGGTTTACCTGCATTAGATTCTAGCTACCATCCGGTAGCCAATTGTGGTGAATCATTGTCTTGGTGGCAGAAGTTAGTGGGTCAATAA
- the hrpB gene encoding ATP-dependent helicase HrpB produces MTSKQALPQAESPITTKLPIHAVLNSLRAQFATHCQIILEAPTGAGKSTALPLAMLAWPEISGKILMLEPRRVAARNVAQFIAQQLGQTVGQQVGYRVRGESKVSAHTRLEIVTEGILTRMIQQDPELSGIDVVIFDEIHERHLPTDLGLALALEVQQSLREDLHIIAMSATLSGLPLNTLMPAAAQIHSDGRSFAVEIAYQPCPSQQLWLTHMSRVIIDTISSTELATYQHGSVLAFLPGKGEIRKLAGLLRERLDASWLICPMYGDLSSAEQDQAIRAAEPGKRKIVLATNVAESSLTIEGITLVVDSGYRREASFNPKTGVTRLGLKRISQASAIQRSGRAGRLAAGYCVRLWSQEEHGRMRKVDEPEITQAELTSMALDCATWGAKSFAELLLLTPPPAIHEQVAWRLLQQLELIDPERKLTALGHDAYALGCHPRLAHMLLKAKQLVQDTHQPQLCLLACVLAGIIEARGLPKKGADIHHYLNEALQGPIKQQVRQWQQSLAISGQVGETIRNASTRDISYLLALAYPDRIAKARGNEGFLLSNGTGVVIRAEDSLAHEPWLVVADFQETQGRNAGQVYLAVRLDERLFTAELASLVTTHIQGGWDDAKGRFFAEKHTKIGEIIIKIDTGLIPERVHITAALLEQIRIKGLTILNRDDALIQLQYRVELARHFAPEHDWPCLSDKYLLATLEDWLGPHLDNIRSLAALAKVSAYGLVKNLLNWQQQQLLEQLVPTHWPMATGTSAPIRYQMPLDADGHFYHNHQQQGRALLSVRLQEALGLAQSPTILHGKMTVTMELLSPAQRPLAATADLASFWQGPYTDVKKEMRGRYPRHLWPDDPVNTVATKFTKKKTPGV; encoded by the coding sequence TTGACCTCAAAACAAGCATTGCCGCAAGCAGAATCACCGATTACCACCAAATTACCCATTCACGCGGTACTCAACTCTTTGCGCGCGCAGTTTGCTACCCATTGTCAAATTATTCTTGAAGCACCTACCGGGGCGGGGAAATCAACCGCATTGCCATTAGCGATGCTAGCTTGGCCTGAAATTAGTGGCAAAATTCTGATGTTAGAACCGCGTCGAGTTGCCGCCCGAAATGTAGCGCAATTTATTGCTCAACAATTGGGACAAACGGTTGGTCAACAGGTAGGTTATCGTGTGCGCGGTGAGTCAAAAGTCAGTGCTCATACTCGATTAGAAATTGTCACCGAAGGCATTTTGACCCGAATGATCCAACAAGACCCTGAACTTAGCGGAATAGATGTGGTTATTTTCGATGAAATACATGAGCGTCATCTGCCGACAGATTTAGGCCTAGCCTTAGCATTAGAAGTGCAGCAATCATTGCGTGAAGATTTACATATTATTGCCATGTCTGCGACCCTGTCTGGTCTACCGCTAAACACATTAATGCCCGCCGCTGCACAGATCCACAGTGATGGGCGCAGTTTTGCAGTTGAGATTGCTTATCAGCCTTGCCCAAGTCAGCAATTATGGCTTACGCACATGTCACGGGTGATCATTGACACCATCAGCTCAACTGAATTGGCAACCTACCAGCATGGTAGTGTATTAGCTTTTTTACCAGGTAAAGGTGAAATTCGTAAGCTTGCGGGATTATTGCGCGAGCGTTTGGATGCATCATGGCTTATTTGCCCTATGTATGGCGACTTGTCGTCGGCAGAGCAAGATCAAGCCATTCGCGCTGCAGAGCCTGGAAAACGTAAGATAGTGCTGGCGACCAATGTGGCCGAATCAAGCTTAACTATCGAAGGCATAACCCTAGTGGTAGACAGCGGTTATCGACGAGAAGCGAGTTTTAACCCCAAAACAGGCGTAACACGCCTAGGGCTTAAGCGCATTAGCCAAGCGTCAGCTATTCAACGTAGTGGCCGTGCAGGGCGTTTAGCGGCCGGTTATTGTGTGCGCTTGTGGAGCCAAGAAGAACACGGGCGCATGCGCAAAGTTGATGAGCCTGAAATTACTCAAGCCGAATTAACTTCGATGGCACTTGATTGCGCTACCTGGGGAGCTAAATCATTTGCGGAGTTATTATTATTAACACCACCGCCAGCCATCCATGAACAAGTCGCATGGCGATTATTACAACAACTTGAATTGATTGACCCAGAGCGTAAATTAACCGCGTTAGGCCATGATGCCTATGCACTAGGTTGTCATCCGCGTTTAGCGCATATGCTGCTTAAAGCCAAACAACTTGTTCAGGATACTCATCAGCCGCAACTGTGTTTATTGGCCTGTGTGTTAGCGGGCATTATTGAAGCCCGTGGCTTACCCAAAAAAGGCGCTGATATTCATCATTATTTGAACGAGGCTTTACAGGGGCCAATTAAGCAACAAGTTAGGCAATGGCAGCAGTCCTTGGCGATATCGGGTCAAGTTGGTGAAACAATACGTAATGCATCGACTCGTGATATTAGTTATTTGTTAGCACTTGCTTACCCTGACCGTATTGCTAAAGCTCGGGGTAATGAAGGCTTTTTATTAAGTAATGGTACAGGTGTGGTGATCCGTGCCGAAGATAGTTTGGCGCATGAGCCTTGGTTAGTGGTCGCCGACTTTCAAGAGACTCAAGGTCGTAATGCTGGTCAGGTTTACCTCGCTGTAAGGTTAGATGAACGTTTGTTTACTGCAGAATTAGCTTCGTTAGTAACCACTCACATTCAAGGTGGTTGGGATGATGCTAAAGGGCGGTTTTTTGCAGAGAAACACACCAAAATTGGTGAGATTATTATTAAAATCGACACCGGTCTGATACCTGAACGGGTACACATTACCGCCGCATTATTAGAACAGATCCGTATAAAAGGGTTAACAATCCTTAATCGCGATGATGCTTTAATCCAGTTACAATATCGGGTTGAATTAGCCCGACACTTTGCGCCAGAGCATGATTGGCCTTGCTTAAGTGATAAGTATTTGTTGGCGACATTAGAAGATTGGCTTGGACCACATTTAGATAACATTCGTTCATTAGCCGCATTGGCTAAAGTGAGTGCTTATGGATTAGTTAAGAACTTGCTCAATTGGCAACAACAGCAACTGTTAGAACAATTGGTGCCGACTCATTGGCCGATGGCAACCGGAACTAGTGCGCCGATCCGCTATCAGATGCCTCTTGACGCCGACGGACATTTTTATCATAACCATCAACAACAAGGCCGAGCTTTATTAAGTGTACGCCTCCAAGAAGCATTAGGTTTAGCGCAAAGCCCAACAATATTACACGGTAAAATGACCGTAACGATGGAGCTATTGTCGCCAGCACAGCGCCCATTAGCCGCGACGGCAGATTTAGCCAGTTTTTGGCAGGGCCCTTATACGGATGTAAAAAAAGAAATGCGCGGTCGCTATCCAAGGCATTTATGGCCAGACGATCCGGTCAATACTGTGGCAACAAAATTTACTAAAAAGAAAACACCAGGCGTGTAA
- a CDS encoding polyamine aminopropyltransferase produces the protein MTTPLLGDLPANTTLGDSQQSSPPSRQVSWFDDALLLGIMASLAGCGLIYEYLLSHYAGRILGALEAAIYTMIGLMIVSMGVGAFAARKIKCAFTGFAMLELTVALCGSFAIIITAAVIGFGQQLPLTIANTLGLPPDHLPNGGFIASLQTLSAYLPYVWGVLLGLMIGMEIPLIARVRQSLSEAHLLHNAGTIYGADYIGAGIGAAIWVGFMLAIDIQLAAALTASVNLLAGLVFIWRFWSKINHVKLLLIGHIIASVVIGLLAVKGPTWEQHFNNLLYKDHVVYAKATRFQQLNFTERLRGGGLPPVYNLYINGRLQFSSSDEHIYHSFLVHPTLAASARHDNVLIIGGGDGLGLKQVLKWQPKAVTLMDLDKDLLALFKSPPADMPQRLRDALLALNGDALNDPRLTLMVDDAFNGVDKLIQNGQMFDAIIVDLPDPSHPDLNKLYSDLFYRKLNELLSADGVITVQSTSPYHAPKAFISVGKTLTASGFNVKQYHHNVPSFGEWGWSIGSKMGKNPQQRLAALTDIPVPEEWLTPGLIHASFEFPKNFYADIDKIKVNEIGSLQLYYYHLAAWSENEVINLF, from the coding sequence ATGACAACACCTTTGCTCGGCGATCTTCCCGCTAACACTACACTGGGGGACTCGCAGCAAAGTTCTCCTCCATCTCGTCAAGTATCATGGTTTGATGACGCTTTATTACTCGGCATTATGGCCTCATTGGCGGGATGCGGTCTTATTTATGAATACTTATTATCACACTATGCGGGTCGTATTCTCGGTGCATTAGAAGCCGCCATTTACACTATGATTGGCTTAATGATTGTGTCTATGGGGGTGGGCGCTTTTGCCGCACGTAAAATAAAATGCGCTTTTACTGGCTTTGCCATGCTCGAATTAACCGTAGCACTGTGTGGCTCTTTTGCCATTATCATTACCGCTGCTGTCATCGGATTCGGTCAACAATTGCCGTTAACCATCGCCAATACACTGGGCCTACCGCCGGATCATTTACCCAATGGTGGATTTATTGCCAGTTTGCAAACTCTCAGTGCATATTTACCTTATGTTTGGGGAGTATTACTCGGGTTAATGATTGGCATGGAAATTCCACTTATTGCTCGCGTTCGGCAATCTTTATCTGAAGCACACTTACTGCATAATGCCGGCACTATATATGGTGCCGATTATATTGGCGCTGGAATAGGCGCTGCTATCTGGGTCGGTTTTATGCTGGCCATTGATATTCAATTAGCTGCCGCACTTACAGCGAGCGTTAACCTACTCGCTGGACTGGTGTTTATTTGGCGTTTTTGGTCAAAAATAAATCATGTTAAATTACTGCTTATAGGCCATATTATTGCCAGTGTGGTGATTGGGTTATTAGCCGTTAAAGGCCCTACATGGGAACAGCATTTTAATAATCTTTTGTATAAAGATCATGTAGTGTATGCCAAAGCGACCCGTTTTCAGCAGCTCAATTTTACTGAGCGTTTGCGCGGCGGTGGTTTACCTCCCGTTTATAATTTATACATCAACGGTCGGTTACAATTTTCTAGCAGCGACGAACATATCTACCATAGCTTTTTGGTTCATCCCACATTGGCTGCCAGCGCACGACACGATAACGTATTAATTATTGGTGGTGGTGATGGCTTGGGGCTAAAACAAGTGCTCAAATGGCAACCTAAAGCGGTTACCTTAATGGATTTAGATAAGGATCTACTGGCATTATTTAAATCGCCACCAGCAGATATGCCACAACGCTTACGTGACGCATTACTGGCATTAAACGGCGACGCCTTAAACGATCCACGCCTAACCTTAATGGTGGACGATGCATTTAATGGGGTTGATAAGCTAATTCAAAATGGTCAAATGTTTGATGCCATCATTGTTGACTTACCCGACCCAAGTCATCCTGATTTAAACAAACTGTATTCAGACTTATTTTATCGTAAGCTTAATGAATTACTTAGCGCCGATGGCGTGATAACGGTGCAATCAACCTCTCCTTATCATGCGCCAAAAGCGTTTATATCGGTTGGCAAAACACTAACTGCATCAGGGTTTAATGTAAAACAGTATCACCATAATGTGCCTAGCTTTGGTGAATGGGGTTGGAGTATTGGCAGTAAAATGGGTAAAAACCCGCAGCAACGTCTTGCTGCATTAACCGATATACCAGTACCTGAAGAATGGCTAACCCCAGGACTGATACACGCTTCATTTGAGTTTCCAAAGAATTTCTATGCCGATATAGATAAAATCAAAGTGAACGAGATTGGTTCACTACAGCTGTATTACTATCATTTAGCGGCTTGGTCAGAAAATGAAGTAATTAATCTTTTTTAA
- a CDS encoding PspA/IM30 family protein, whose product MGILNKILTAFRGGATEVGQNIVDANSTRIFEQEIRDAEKHLTRAKRELTDVMAKEMQASREIDRLKRSVVEHEGYVTQALDKGNEELAIEIAEKIAQLDEELAEQQTANDSFSSHAVRLKDLVKKTERQLNDYQRQLTMVKTTESVQKATATITDSFASSNSKLLNAKDSLERIKARQQQFDDRLKASETLAEENSDKSLHDKLAQAGIGEQKSNANAVLDRIKARKG is encoded by the coding sequence ATGGGCATTCTAAACAAGATTCTTACAGCGTTTCGTGGTGGTGCAACTGAAGTTGGCCAGAATATCGTTGACGCAAATTCTACCCGTATTTTTGAACAAGAAATCCGTGATGCAGAAAAACATTTAACTCGCGCTAAACGTGAATTAACTGACGTCATGGCCAAAGAAATGCAAGCAAGCCGTGAAATTGATCGCTTAAAGCGTAGCGTTGTTGAGCACGAAGGTTATGTGACCCAAGCGCTGGATAAAGGCAATGAAGAATTAGCCATTGAAATTGCTGAAAAGATTGCTCAGCTAGATGAAGAGTTAGCTGAACAGCAGACAGCTAACGACAGCTTTAGCTCACATGCAGTGCGTTTAAAAGACTTAGTCAAAAAGACCGAGCGTCAGTTAAATGATTATCAACGTCAATTAACTATGGTCAAAACCACTGAAAGTGTGCAAAAAGCCACTGCAACTATTACCGACTCATTTGCATCAAGCAACTCAAAGTTGCTCAATGCTAAAGATTCACTTGAGCGTATCAAGGCACGTCAACAGCAATTTGATGATCGCTTAAAAGCATCTGAAACGTTAGCTGAAGAAAATAGTGATAAGTCATTACATGACAAACTCGCTCAAGCAGGTATTGGTGAGCAAAAGTCCAATGCTAATGCAGTGTTAGATCGCATTAAAGCACGAAAAGGCTAA
- a CDS encoding YjfI family protein has protein sequence MNIHTIASHLSGLCDNSKTGFQFDCYPIDGDVEVLQVNIVGREEIPVFVSVTDNQILCISYLWGENEVNQARRAEMFETMLELNIPMPLSSFAKIDDKYVVYGALSVLSSMEEIEQELAVLSDNCLEVIDELVEFLL, from the coding sequence ATGAACATCCATACCATTGCAAGTCACCTAAGCGGACTATGCGATAACAGCAAAACCGGTTTTCAGTTTGATTGTTATCCGATTGACGGTGATGTTGAAGTGTTACAAGTCAATATTGTCGGCCGAGAAGAAATTCCGGTATTTGTATCAGTAACTGACAACCAAATATTGTGTATCAGTTATTTGTGGGGCGAAAACGAAGTAAACCAAGCCCGCCGCGCTGAAATGTTCGAGACCATGTTAGAGCTCAACATTCCAATGCCATTATCATCGTTTGCTAAAATTGATGATAAATATGTGGTTTACGGTGCATTGTCTGTGCTATCAAGCATGGAAGAAATTGAACAAGAATTAGCAGTACTGTCAGACAACTGTCTGGAAGTCATCGACGAACTCGTCGAATTTTTACTCTAA
- a CDS encoding ion transporter: protein MLESKRWSIKNVDGPSPFELAMMVLSLVSVIIVLTITFGQLDAETNKVLLYIDSSICVIFMFKFFHGLYKSRNKAYYFRHHWIDFVASIPAIEALRFARIFQILRVIRLIRMSRSLLIPLLRQRKQSTLASLLVAMVLILATASVLILLVESAEPNANIQTAEQAIWWALVTISTVGYGDFYPVSTIGHVIGGLVIISGVSFFGVISGYMASVFVAPDEQERNEAQEAQAAHKEQINDQLNQALEQMQQNQLKMEQNQQQMLDEIAKLRHQLDKN from the coding sequence ATGCTCGAATCAAAACGTTGGTCGATCAAAAACGTCGATGGTCCCAGTCCATTCGAACTTGCTATGATGGTGTTATCCCTAGTATCAGTGATCATTGTGCTGACAATTACCTTTGGTCAATTAGATGCTGAAACCAACAAAGTACTACTGTATATCGACAGTTCGATATGCGTTATTTTTATGTTTAAGTTTTTCCATGGCTTATACAAATCACGTAATAAAGCCTATTACTTTAGGCATCATTGGATAGATTTTGTTGCCAGTATTCCAGCCATTGAAGCACTTCGCTTCGCGCGCATATTTCAAATATTAAGAGTTATCCGACTGATCCGCATGAGCAGATCTTTATTAATCCCATTATTACGTCAACGAAAGCAATCTACTCTAGCCAGTTTATTAGTCGCTATGGTATTAATTTTAGCCACCGCATCGGTGCTTATTTTATTAGTCGAAAGCGCAGAACCTAACGCCAACATTCAAACCGCAGAACAAGCTATTTGGTGGGCATTAGTCACCATATCCACGGTCGGTTACGGTGACTTTTATCCCGTCAGTACTATTGGTCATGTCATTGGTGGGCTGGTGATTATCAGTGGGGTCAGCTTTTTTGGCGTTATCTCTGGTTACATGGCATCTGTTTTCGTTGCTCCCGATGAACAAGAACGTAACGAAGCACAAGAAGCTCAAGCTGCACATAAAGAACAGATTAATGACCAATTAAATCAGGCTCTGGAACAAATGCAGCAAAACCAGCTTAAAATGGAACAAAACCAACAACAAATGTTGGATGAAATCGCCAAACTAAGACACCAGCTAGATAAGAATTAA